A window of the Thalassospira indica genome harbors these coding sequences:
- the pal gene encoding peptidoglycan-associated lipoprotein Pal, which yields MKLRILSVFAAAALLAACETAPDSTATTGGDGASTSSSASTSTSLAESSPEWFAVNVGDRVFFGFDKYDLAGEARRTLELQAAWLKKYPQYKVVVEGHADERGTREYNLALGERRANSVKDYLIALGIDPSRIETISYGKERPVALGHDEESWAKNRRSVSVIR from the coding sequence ATGAAACTTCGTATTCTGAGCGTTTTTGCTGCTGCCGCTCTTCTGGCTGCTTGTGAAACTGCACCTGATAGCACGGCAACCACTGGTGGCGACGGTGCAAGCACTTCTTCCAGCGCCTCGACTTCGACTTCTTTGGCTGAAAGCAGCCCTGAGTGGTTCGCTGTCAACGTTGGTGACCGCGTCTTCTTTGGTTTCGACAAATACGATCTTGCCGGTGAAGCACGTCGCACCCTCGAACTGCAGGCTGCTTGGCTGAAGAAATATCCGCAGTACAAAGTTGTTGTTGAAGGTCATGCCGACGAGCGCGGCACCCGTGAATACAACCTTGCACTCGGCGAACGCCGCGCGAACTCGGTCAAAGATTACCTGATCGCTCTGGGCATCGACCCGTCGCGCATCGAGACCATTTCTTATGGTAAAGAGCGCCCGGTTGCTCTTGGCCATGACGAAGAAAGCTGGGCTAAAAACCGCCGCTCTGTATCGGTTATCCGTTAA
- a CDS encoding 7TM-DISM domain-containing protein: MTIRSPLFTSPMTHSLPAVALAAALVLLIIATMVLMPWHGANAQSSVMPDGDEDHLVLPGNVTEPIEITRFVASFADTTRKLGFEEIQALPDAAFQQSPAIPSFGYTRDVIWHQLDLTISNDMTKRALLEIGPNYLNFIDVFLVPDGLGDPVWHTRLGDHVPASARQYGGRTHIAALPLMEPGDYRLYVRSQSNSANLIWMTLWPATDLVSSLSFRDLASNVFFGFILALGLAYLALGLIARDRIVVLYSIWVLAIGVTAAVVNGVVLSELRPEIPWLNDFLLGTANIVTYGVTVFLWLYIIDAKKKYPLAYKICCAYGFFVLAFAAGATTDLYTVFGTYIVPSHSVFMATMCAILIKRAFEDIHNPRYWAFLVVLAVPTGAAIMIQLALSGVIDATRLRLELHSYTLMFHLVGMGIIMTMRLSRMDKERVTVVRKAEETTSLVEEQRKLISMLSHEFRTPLAVIQRSSEMLMLRLTNHKDDVLERLQRIQLQAQKLARLVDIFLTKDGIDTQELSLARKTVPINRFLQEFVAQTTREGAEVQAALSRTTGIEVFIDETLMGLAITNLVETSRRFAHGAPIHISTHRHSEMRVEISIPCRGEELDEDEIAMISDALFRRDMESQSLQRALGLHISQRIVVAHGGSITLRQKGARSIELCLLLPCE; encoded by the coding sequence ATGACGATCAGATCGCCGCTGTTCACTTCGCCAATGACACATTCCCTGCCCGCTGTAGCTTTGGCGGCGGCATTGGTGTTGCTCATCATTGCAACCATGGTTTTGATGCCATGGCACGGTGCAAACGCGCAATCTTCGGTGATGCCGGATGGTGATGAGGATCATCTGGTTCTGCCGGGCAATGTCACAGAACCGATTGAGATCACCCGGTTTGTTGCGTCCTTTGCCGACACCACACGCAAACTTGGCTTTGAAGAGATCCAGGCCCTGCCAGATGCAGCCTTTCAGCAGTCACCTGCCATACCGTCCTTTGGGTATACCCGCGATGTGATCTGGCATCAGCTTGATCTCACCATCAGCAATGACATGACGAAACGTGCCCTGCTTGAAATCGGGCCGAACTATCTGAATTTCATTGATGTGTTTCTGGTGCCCGATGGACTGGGTGATCCGGTCTGGCATACCCGTCTTGGCGATCATGTCCCCGCCAGCGCACGCCAATATGGCGGACGAACACATATTGCCGCCCTGCCCCTGATGGAGCCGGGCGACTATCGCCTTTATGTCCGGTCGCAAAGCAATAGCGCCAATCTGATCTGGATGACACTTTGGCCGGCAACCGACCTGGTTTCCTCGCTGTCCTTCCGTGATCTGGCGTCGAATGTTTTCTTTGGCTTCATTCTGGCATTGGGGTTAGCCTATCTGGCGCTTGGTCTGATTGCCCGGGATCGGATTGTCGTTTTGTACAGCATCTGGGTCCTAGCAATCGGTGTCACAGCGGCCGTCGTCAATGGCGTGGTCTTAAGCGAACTACGACCGGAAATACCGTGGCTGAATGACTTTTTGTTGGGAACAGCCAACATCGTTACCTATGGCGTTACGGTGTTCCTGTGGCTCTACATCATTGACGCCAAAAAGAAGTATCCTTTGGCCTACAAGATATGTTGCGCGTACGGGTTTTTCGTTCTGGCCTTTGCGGCCGGGGCGACCACCGATCTGTACACCGTCTTTGGCACCTATATCGTGCCAAGCCATTCGGTCTTTATGGCCACGATGTGCGCAATTCTGATCAAACGGGCGTTTGAAGACATCCACAACCCGCGTTACTGGGCGTTCCTTGTGGTTCTGGCCGTCCCGACCGGAGCGGCGATCATGATCCAGCTTGCCCTTTCGGGGGTGATCGATGCGACCAGATTGCGTCTGGAACTGCACAGCTACACCTTGATGTTCCACCTTGTCGGGATGGGCATCATCATGACGATGCGGTTGTCGCGCATGGACAAGGAACGGGTCACTGTCGTGCGCAAGGCAGAAGAAACCACCTCGCTGGTCGAGGAACAGCGCAAACTGATTTCGATGCTGTCGCATGAATTCCGAACGCCGCTTGCCGTGATCCAGCGATCATCGGAAATGCTGATGCTGCGTCTTACGAACCACAAGGATGACGTTCTTGAACGTTTGCAACGCATTCAGCTTCAGGCGCAGAAACTGGCGCGCCTTGTCGATATTTTCCTGACCAAGGACGGTATCGATACCCAGGAACTGTCACTTGCGCGCAAGACAGTTCCGATCAACCGGTTTCTTCAGGAATTTGTCGCCCAGACCACACGCGAAGGTGCGGAAGTTCAGGCGGCATTGAGCCGAACCACAGGTATCGAGGTCTTTATCGACGAAACCCTGATGGGGCTTGCGATCACGAACCTGGTTGAAACATCACGCCGCTTTGCGCACGGGGCACCGATCCACATCAGTACTCACCGACATTCCGAGATGCGGGTCGAAATCAGCATCCCCTGCCGCGGTGAAGAACTTGATGAAGACGAGATCGCCATGATTTCCGATGCGCTGTTCAGGCGCGATATGGAAAGCCAGTCACTACAGCGCGCACTCGGACTGCATATTTCGCAACGTATTGTCGTTGCGCATGGGGGATCGATCACCCTGCGCCAGAAGGGCGCACGCAGCATCGAGCTTTGCCTGCTTTTACCGTGCGAGTAG
- a CDS encoding sensor histidine kinase, translating to MFLFAMLIVTASGIFAVYGPKIAAHEVAKTLVLPPSGPAEVINLNRYLTRLVTDRKVESTFKIPSIAESEFASVLEARGPGYTDRTIWYRAPVKIVDQPGRTGRSAFIDIGHVYLNDIEISILSNDARQIIWQEHLGDRIPRAKGGLQNLSHVAEWPKLSLGEYWLVIAVHTNSAHVFEAELLPDTALITKSGSNSFIKGATLGVLLLAFGIYFAFGVMSGDRSVLWYSGYIFSLFLISFGVTGYAQLIFKPLWSLASDFVTGTGTAFALGTSIMMWSYMTRLDRENRPLFRIMIGYSFLAMAGFLTATSDWYILYAKVFFGPQIFLLAVLLINLMYRGYRQKHTFQMSYLMVALGVPTIGAMAHLLLLIGWLPVNGFTTSIFALSSFIQLVLVAIAMAYRTYGVINRRVDALASGQRADQLASEQRTFITMLSHEFRTPLAIIQRSAEILGLHLQKEPESVLNRLSTIQSNARQLSGLVDAFLTKETLDSATFTTTREAVAIDAFLRDLIAQRQREVPGQNISLIQSDVVIVEIDRILMERALINLIENARKYAPGAAVWISAERAANGYVYIRVVDEGPGIAADDLQNVLNAFYRGRDSVKIQGVGLGLHLTKRIIEAHDGSLSVSVGEEGGTTILIKLPYDRDMTVLRNNENRAGFPLGYTETSHEGDRP from the coding sequence ATGTTTCTTTTTGCGATGTTGATTGTGACCGCGTCCGGCATTTTTGCCGTTTACGGACCCAAAATTGCTGCGCATGAGGTTGCCAAAACACTCGTCCTGCCGCCCAGCGGACCTGCGGAAGTTATCAATCTGAACCGCTATCTGACGCGGTTGGTGACAGACCGCAAAGTGGAAAGCACATTCAAAATCCCGTCGATTGCCGAATCTGAATTCGCCTCTGTCCTTGAGGCACGCGGTCCGGGCTATACAGATCGCACCATCTGGTATCGCGCGCCGGTCAAAATCGTTGATCAGCCCGGACGAACGGGAAGAAGCGCCTTTATCGATATCGGACATGTGTATCTGAATGATATCGAGATTAGCATCCTGTCAAATGACGCGCGCCAGATCATCTGGCAGGAACATCTCGGCGACCGAATTCCAAGAGCCAAGGGTGGCCTGCAAAATCTTTCGCACGTTGCCGAATGGCCGAAACTGTCACTTGGCGAATATTGGCTGGTTATCGCGGTCCATACCAACAGCGCGCATGTCTTTGAGGCCGAACTCCTGCCCGATACGGCGCTGATTACCAAATCTGGCAGCAACAGTTTCATCAAGGGGGCAACCCTTGGTGTTCTGCTTCTTGCATTCGGGATTTATTTCGCGTTTGGCGTGATGTCGGGGGATCGGTCTGTTCTTTGGTATTCGGGTTATATCTTTTCGCTATTTCTGATTTCGTTCGGGGTGACGGGCTATGCCCAACTGATTTTCAAACCGTTATGGTCGTTGGCCTCGGACTTCGTGACGGGAACCGGAACGGCGTTTGCGCTTGGTACAAGCATCATGATGTGGAGCTATATGACCCGTCTTGATCGCGAGAACCGGCCGCTGTTTAGGATCATGATCGGGTATTCGTTTCTGGCGATGGCAGGTTTTCTGACCGCCACATCGGACTGGTATATCCTGTATGCCAAAGTGTTTTTCGGGCCTCAGATATTCCTGCTTGCGGTTTTGCTGATCAATCTGATGTATCGCGGATATCGCCAGAAGCACACATTCCAGATGAGTTATTTGATGGTCGCGCTTGGTGTTCCGACCATCGGGGCGATGGCGCATTTGCTGCTGCTGATCGGGTGGTTGCCGGTCAACGGATTTACCACAAGCATCTTTGCCCTCAGTTCGTTTATTCAGCTTGTGCTGGTCGCCATCGCCATGGCCTATCGCACCTATGGCGTGATCAACCGGCGTGTTGATGCCCTTGCCTCCGGCCAGCGGGCCGACCAGCTTGCCAGTGAACAGCGTACCTTTATCACCATGCTGTCACATGAATTCCGAACCCCGCTTGCGATCATTCAGCGGTCTGCTGAAATCCTCGGACTACATTTGCAAAAGGAACCTGAAAGCGTTTTGAACCGGCTGTCGACGATCCAGTCCAATGCCCGGCAGCTTTCGGGCCTTGTCGATGCGTTCCTGACCAAGGAAACCCTTGATAGCGCGACATTCACCACCACGCGTGAGGCTGTTGCCATCGATGCGTTTCTGCGCGATTTGATCGCACAGCGCCAACGCGAGGTCCCCGGCCAGAATATCAGCCTGATTCAAAGCGATGTTGTGATCGTCGAGATTGACCGGATCCTGATGGAACGTGCGCTGATCAACCTGATCGAGAATGCGCGAAAATATGCGCCGGGTGCTGCCGTCTGGATTTCAGCCGAAAGGGCTGCCAATGGCTATGTCTATATCCGGGTCGTTGATGAAGGCCCGGGCATTGCCGCCGACGATCTGCAGAATGTTTTGAACGCCTTTTACCGCGGACGGGATTCGGTCAAAATCCAGGGGGTCGGGCTTGGATTGCATCTGACCAAACGCATCATCGAGGCCCATGACGGATCCCTGTCGGTTAGTGTTGGCGAAGAAGGCGGAACAACAATCCTGATCAAACTGCCCTATGACCGCGACATGACGGTACTGAGGAACAATGAAAACAGGGCTGGCTTCCCACTTGGCTATACCGAGACGTCCCATGAAGGGGACCGGCCATGA
- the ybgF gene encoding tol-pal system protein YbgF: MIRVRSAISPKNRNILMALAVGAVFGMTSLGSQPVHAQDANMSRQVEQLRKDLDLLQRYVYREGTGDAAQAAVSSGDGGGSATPAAARQQVQISALERTTTQLTGQLEEFDYRIRKMEDRLERLVADIDFRLNQLESGGVATSGANAGGSTAPLAAGTAAQGANNSAVNSAPAAAGSGEPLNERGTQLFGVIESEGQPPQIPSGAAASNASSPTQSAAATTGTPEEQYREAFGLLRKQDFQAAEQALGNFVSNHPNDPLAGNAQYWLGETYYVRGQYENAAIAFTEGFQTYPDSTKAPDNLLKLGMSLANLGKNEDACTAFGHLIDNFPNASNVVLDRARQERQNRGCPQ; encoded by the coding sequence ATGATCCGCGTTCGATCCGCCATTTCGCCAAAGAATCGCAACATCCTGATGGCCCTTGCCGTCGGAGCTGTGTTTGGCATGACATCACTCGGATCCCAACCGGTTCACGCGCAAGACGCCAATATGTCGCGTCAGGTAGAACAACTGCGCAAGGACCTCGATCTTTTGCAACGTTATGTCTATCGCGAAGGCACCGGTGACGCCGCACAGGCCGCTGTTTCGTCTGGTGATGGCGGCGGGTCTGCAACCCCGGCTGCCGCACGCCAACAGGTCCAGATCAGCGCTCTGGAACGCACGACCACCCAACTGACCGGTCAGCTTGAAGAATTCGACTACCGCATTCGCAAGATGGAAGACCGTCTGGAACGTCTGGTGGCCGATATTGATTTCCGCCTCAATCAGCTTGAAAGCGGCGGCGTTGCGACCAGTGGTGCAAATGCCGGTGGGTCAACTGCACCGCTTGCTGCGGGCACGGCCGCACAGGGCGCCAATAACTCTGCCGTCAACAGCGCACCGGCTGCTGCCGGTTCGGGCGAGCCCTTGAATGAGCGCGGCACCCAGCTGTTTGGTGTGATTGAAAGCGAAGGCCAGCCGCCGCAAATTCCAAGCGGGGCAGCCGCATCGAACGCATCTTCACCAACACAGAGTGCTGCGGCAACCACCGGCACGCCTGAAGAACAATATCGCGAGGCCTTTGGCCTTCTGCGCAAACAGGATTTCCAGGCCGCCGAACAGGCGCTGGGCAATTTCGTCAGCAACCATCCCAACGATCCGTTGGCGGGTAACGCGCAATACTGGCTGGGTGAAACCTATTACGTGCGCGGCCAGTATGAAAATGCTGCCATCGCCTTTACCGAAGGTTTCCAGACCTACCCCGACAGCACCAAGGCACCAGACAACCTTCTGAAACTTGGCATGTCGCTGGCCAATCTTGGCAAGAACGAAGATGCCTGCACGGCGTTTGGTCACCTGATCGACAACTTCCCGAACGCCTCGAATGTCGTTCTGGATCGCGCCCGTCAGGAACGCCAGAACCGTGGATGTCCGCAGTAA
- a CDS encoding response regulator transcription factor, whose amino-acid sequence MNEIGGLTQPFPADVRSGWNAMTHCVYVVEDNTDLNKDLCEYLEMCGFDVVGCETGAAFYRALAARKPDAVILDIMLPDADGYELAQHVRKTVDCGIMMLTSLSGMDNHLTGYKSGADVYLTKDSPLSVIEAALKPLLRRASRSDNEAAAETAIPEDSWVLDMLNWTLRNPQGNEAKLTATERTIVKILIDANGAWLTRPEIVEALGKADTAENCRNLDTAIRRVRQKIIKEIGEELPVRTAYGRGYAFTSPAAIAGEAEAS is encoded by the coding sequence ATGAACGAGATTGGCGGTCTGACACAGCCGTTCCCTGCTGATGTCAGGTCTGGCTGGAATGCTATGACGCACTGTGTATATGTCGTGGAAGATAACACCGATCTGAACAAGGATCTGTGTGAGTATCTTGAGATGTGCGGTTTCGATGTGGTCGGTTGTGAAACCGGTGCTGCATTTTACCGCGCACTTGCTGCGCGTAAACCTGATGCGGTCATTCTTGATATTATGCTGCCCGACGCGGATGGCTATGAGCTGGCTCAGCATGTCCGCAAAACCGTTGACTGCGGCATCATGATGCTGACCTCGCTTTCGGGAATGGACAATCATCTGACCGGCTATAAATCCGGTGCCGATGTCTATTTGACGAAGGACAGCCCGCTATCGGTGATCGAAGCCGCCCTCAAACCGCTTCTGCGCCGCGCGTCACGCTCAGATAACGAAGCGGCGGCTGAAACGGCAATTCCCGAGGATAGCTGGGTTCTTGATATGCTTAACTGGACCCTGCGCAATCCCCAAGGCAATGAAGCCAAATTGACGGCGACGGAACGCACCATCGTCAAGATCCTGATTGATGCCAATGGGGCGTGGCTGACGCGCCCTGAAATCGTCGAAGCCTTGGGTAAGGCCGACACGGCCGAAAACTGTCGTAATCTGGATACGGCAATCCGTCGCGTGCGTCAGAAAATCATCAAGGAAATCGGTGAAGAACTGCCTGTGCGAACGGCTTACGGTCGCGGCTATGCCTTTACGTCACCCGCCGCCATTGCCGGCGAGGCCGAGGCTTCCTGA
- the ftsH gene encoding ATP-dependent zinc metalloprotease FtsH — translation MNMGKNLALWVIIAILLVALFNLFQSPSGRSGQSSLAFSDFLAEVDSGQISEVTIQGNNLTAETRDGRSVNVYTPDYPNLVEKLNDKGVRIIAQPEESLSPLMSALISWFPMLLIIGVWIFFMRQMQGGGGKAMGFGKSKAKMLTEKSGRVTFEDVAGIEEAKGELEEVVDFLRDPQKFQRLGGKIPKGMLLVGPPGTGKTLLARAIAGEANVPFFTISGSDFVEMFVGVGASRVRDMFEQGKKNAPCIIFIDEIDAVGRHRGAGLGGGNDEREQTLNQLLVEMDGFEANEGVILVAATNRPDVLDPALLRPGRFDRQVVVPNPDLEGRERILGVHARKVPLGPDVDLRTVARGTPGFSGADLANLVNEAALLAARLGKRVVTMADFENAKDKVMMGAERRSMIMTDDEKKLTAYHEGGHALVALHTPASDPIHKATIIPRGRALGMVMRLPERDQVSKSYEQLISDLAVAMGGRVAEEIIFGKDKVTTGASSDINMVTQYARKMVTEWGFSDKLGNVKYVDNQEEVFLGHSVAQHKNVSEKTAQLIDEEVRRYSDEAYEFAKRVLTEHLDDLHKLAKGLLEYETLSGKEIDALLRGEEINRPGHTSGGGKDAGGGRRSTVPSTGGARKDNPGDGGGDLSPEPQPGS, via the coding sequence ATGAATATGGGAAAAAATCTCGCACTGTGGGTTATTATCGCCATCCTTTTGGTGGCGCTGTTTAACCTGTTTCAGTCGCCCTCCGGACGGTCCGGTCAGTCGTCGCTGGCATTTTCGGACTTCCTGGCCGAAGTGGATTCAGGTCAGATTTCCGAAGTCACCATCCAGGGCAACAACCTGACTGCAGAAACGCGCGACGGTCGCTCTGTTAATGTTTACACCCCGGATTATCCGAACCTAGTTGAAAAGCTGAACGACAAGGGCGTGCGCATCATCGCACAGCCTGAAGAAAGCCTGTCTCCGTTGATGAGCGCTTTGATCAGCTGGTTCCCGATGCTTCTGATCATCGGTGTCTGGATCTTCTTCATGCGCCAGATGCAGGGCGGCGGCGGCAAGGCCATGGGCTTTGGCAAGTCCAAGGCCAAGATGCTGACAGAGAAGTCCGGCCGCGTGACCTTCGAAGATGTCGCCGGTATTGAAGAAGCCAAAGGCGAGCTTGAAGAAGTCGTCGACTTCCTGCGCGATCCGCAGAAGTTCCAGCGCCTTGGCGGTAAAATCCCCAAAGGCATGCTGCTTGTCGGTCCTCCGGGTACCGGTAAAACGCTGCTGGCGCGTGCGATTGCCGGTGAAGCAAACGTTCCGTTCTTCACCATCTCGGGTTCTGACTTCGTTGAAATGTTCGTCGGTGTCGGTGCATCGCGTGTGCGTGACATGTTCGAACAGGGCAAGAAAAACGCACCTTGCATCATCTTCATCGATGAAATCGACGCTGTCGGCCGCCATCGTGGTGCCGGTCTTGGCGGCGGTAACGATGAACGCGAACAGACGCTCAACCAGCTCCTCGTCGAGATGGATGGTTTCGAAGCCAACGAAGGTGTGATCCTTGTGGCTGCTACCAACCGTCCGGACGTTCTGGACCCTGCATTGCTGCGTCCGGGTCGTTTCGACCGTCAGGTCGTTGTGCCGAACCCGGATCTGGAAGGCCGTGAACGCATTCTGGGTGTTCATGCGCGTAAAGTCCCGCTGGGTCCGGATGTCGATCTGCGCACGGTTGCACGTGGTACCCCGGGCTTCTCGGGCGCGGATCTGGCAAACCTTGTCAACGAGGCAGCTTTGCTTGCGGCCCGTCTTGGCAAGCGTGTTGTCACCATGGCTGATTTCGAAAACGCCAAGGACAAGGTCATGATGGGGGCTGAACGTCGCTCCATGATCATGACCGATGACGAGAAAAAGCTGACCGCCTATCACGAAGGTGGTCACGCACTGGTCGCACTCCATACGCCTGCGTCTGATCCGATCCACAAGGCCACCATCATCCCGCGCGGTCGCGCACTGGGTATGGTGATGCGTCTGCCGGAACGTGATCAGGTGTCCAAATCCTACGAACAGCTGATTTCCGACCTTGCGGTTGCCATGGGTGGCCGCGTTGCCGAGGAAATCATCTTTGGCAAGGACAAGGTCACCACGGGGGCATCTTCGGACATCAACATGGTGACGCAATATGCGCGCAAGATGGTGACTGAGTGGGGCTTCTCCGACAAGCTCGGGAATGTCAAATACGTTGATAACCAGGAAGAAGTGTTCCTTGGTCACAGCGTTGCCCAGCACAAAAACGTTTCGGAAAAAACAGCACAGCTGATTGACGAAGAAGTCCGTCGTTATTCCGACGAGGCTTATGAATTCGCCAAGCGCGTTCTGACCGAACATCTTGATGACCTGCATAAGCTTGCAAAAGGTCTTCTGGAATATGAAACCCTGTCGGGCAAGGAAATCGACGCGCTGCTGCGTGGCGAGGAAATCAACCGTCCGGGCCATACTTCGGGTGGCGGCAAGGATGCAGGTGGTGGACGTCGCTCTACGGTGCCAAGCACCGGCGGTGCCCGCAAGGATAACCCTGGTGACGGCGGCGGGGACCTTTCCCCGGAACCGCAACCGGGAAGCTAA
- the tilS gene encoding tRNA lysidine(34) synthetase TilS, protein MMAFAPFETAPEILVGVSGGADSMALTLLAHDWCQAQGGRVVAVTVDHGLRKAAADEARWVAAELARHNIEHITKDWQGEKPTGAVQEKARQARYQIFDDLMRDTGIFHLLVAHHAGDQHETIAMRRDRGTTPIGQAGMSARRYLRHGRVLRPLLGVAKTDLVATLTARGQAWIEDPSNIDDKFERVRVRKAFEAGASRPPDITADASARRELETGIGRLLAGAVTLHASGVAILNPDVLLDPKTDRNAAIHALGQVVRTVGGAGYMPALDKLRGALDRLGADKTARISLGGCVLHGRKGGICVYREFGRMAQDPIALDGESLTRSLVVRFDNRFEWQPDDAELSGQTGRWIAPLGLCDVFHTKSFRAALGEIAPFIGNLPRAALASMPALYDKEGLLSVGGLEVSELSDVLSAAGCGRPLGRDLIASGGSWQFAPQVPLWESGFKSSPKPDNLLA, encoded by the coding sequence ATGATGGCGTTTGCCCCGTTTGAAACCGCCCCTGAAATCCTTGTTGGTGTCTCGGGTGGGGCCGACAGCATGGCACTCACTCTGCTGGCCCATGACTGGTGTCAGGCACAAGGCGGGCGCGTGGTCGCCGTTACGGTTGACCATGGTCTGCGCAAGGCCGCCGCTGACGAGGCCCGCTGGGTCGCAGCCGAACTTGCCCGCCATAACATCGAACACATCACCAAAGACTGGCAGGGAGAAAAGCCAACCGGTGCCGTGCAGGAAAAGGCGCGCCAGGCCCGCTATCAGATTTTTGATGACCTGATGCGTGATACCGGCATTTTCCATCTGTTGGTTGCCCATCATGCCGGCGACCAACACGAAACCATTGCCATGCGCCGCGATCGCGGCACGACCCCGATTGGGCAGGCAGGAATGTCTGCGCGCCGCTACCTGCGACATGGCCGGGTGCTGCGCCCGCTTTTGGGTGTTGCCAAGACTGACTTGGTGGCGACCCTGACGGCACGCGGGCAGGCGTGGATCGAAGATCCTTCCAACATCGACGACAAGTTCGAGCGTGTGCGCGTGCGCAAGGCGTTTGAGGCGGGGGCATCACGCCCGCCCGATATAACCGCCGACGCATCGGCGCGCCGTGAACTTGAAACGGGCATTGGCCGATTGCTGGCCGGGGCGGTGACCCTGCACGCGAGCGGGGTTGCGATCCTTAACCCGGATGTGCTGCTGGATCCGAAAACAGATCGCAACGCCGCGATCCATGCGCTGGGGCAGGTGGTGCGTACAGTGGGGGGTGCCGGATATATGCCTGCGCTTGATAAACTGCGCGGTGCGCTTGATCGCCTTGGTGCGGATAAAACAGCCCGCATCAGTCTGGGCGGCTGCGTCTTGCACGGTCGGAAAGGCGGGATTTGCGTTTATCGCGAATTTGGCCGAATGGCGCAGGATCCGATTGCGTTGGATGGCGAATCACTCACACGATCTTTGGTTGTGCGGTTTGATAATCGCTTTGAATGGCAGCCAGATGACGCTGAACTTTCAGGGCAAACTGGACGTTGGATCGCCCCGCTTGGCCTTTGTGATGTGTTTCACACGAAGTCTTTTCGTGCCGCATTGGGCGAAATTGCACCATTTATTGGTAATTTACCGCGCGCAGCCCTTGCATCCATGCCTGCACTCTACGATAAAGAAGGCTTGTTATCTGTTGGCGGGCTTGAGGTTTCGGAGCTTTCCGACGTACTATCCGCCGCCGGTTGCGGACGGCCTCTGGGCAGGGACCTGATCGCGTCTGGTGGCAGTTGGCAGTTTGCGCCGCAAGTACCTTTGTGGGAAAGTGGTTTCAAATCGTCACCGAAACCCGACAACCTACTTGCGTAA
- the folP gene encoding dihydropteroate synthase has translation MDEIKRSVLRSPADVRGFADFEGPLYYAPTGFIDHADDPNTLPLAGSRRGFSALEIIRRREGGGAESMILPLLALEGWVQNSGRVDEINAVLDRLMAKRPDYAGLDMASCHVMGIINVTPDSFSDGGDYNTTEQSVARAMAMIEQGASIIDVGGESTRPGADTVSEDEEINRVVPVIRELASKGHVVSIDTRHAGVMEAAIEAGAAIINDVTGLEGDERSMEVAAASGKPVMLMHMQGEPGTMQADPKYDCAVLDIYDYLLDRIESCERAGISRDRICIDPGIGFGKTLSHNLELLSRLAIFHGLGCPILLGTSRKSFIGKIDPKADPKQRLGGSIASAVNGWRHGVQMIRVHDVPETVQAISVASSTSIV, from the coding sequence ATGGACGAGATCAAACGATCGGTCCTGCGAAGCCCCGCCGATGTGCGGGGCTTTGCCGATTTTGAAGGACCGCTTTACTACGCACCGACCGGTTTCATCGACCATGCCGATGATCCCAATACCTTGCCACTTGCCGGATCACGCCGGGGTTTTTCGGCACTTGAAATCATCCGTCGCCGCGAAGGTGGCGGTGCTGAAAGCATGATCCTGCCGCTGCTTGCCCTTGAAGGCTGGGTGCAAAATAGTGGCCGGGTTGATGAAATCAATGCGGTGCTGGACCGCCTGATGGCCAAACGCCCTGATTATGCCGGGCTTGATATGGCGTCCTGCCATGTGATGGGCATCATAAATGTCACGCCTGACAGCTTTTCCGATGGCGGCGATTACAACACCACCGAACAGTCTGTGGCACGCGCCATGGCGATGATAGAGCAGGGCGCATCGATCATTGATGTCGGCGGCGAATCAACCCGTCCGGGGGCCGATACCGTTTCCGAGGACGAGGAAATCAATCGTGTAGTCCCGGTGATCCGCGAATTGGCATCCAAGGGGCACGTTGTTTCGATCGACACCCGCCATGCGGGCGTGATGGAGGCCGCGATTGAGGCCGGTGCTGCGATCATTAATGACGTTACCGGTCTTGAAGGCGATGAACGCTCGATGGAGGTTGCCGCTGCATCTGGCAAACCGGTGATGCTGATGCATATGCAGGGTGAACCGGGCACCATGCAGGCCGACCCGAAATATGATTGCGCGGTGCTTGATATCTATGACTATCTGCTCGATCGCATCGAAAGCTGCGAGCGGGCGGGTATTTCACGCGATCGCATCTGCATCGATCCGGGCATCGGCTTTGGCAAGACGCTGTCGCACAATCTTGAACTGCTGTCGCGCTTGGCCATTTTCCATGGATTGGGCTGCCCGATCCTGCTGGGAACCTCGCGCAAGTCATTCATCGGCAAGATTGATCCCAAGGCCGACCCGAAGCAGCGTCTGGGTGGTTCAATCGCGTCTGCGGTCAATGGATGGCGTCACGGGGTTCAGATGATCCGCGTGCATGATGTGCCCGAAACCGTGCAGGCGATTTCTGTGGCCAGTTCCACATCTATTGTCTGA